The DNA sequence aCCAAAGACATGATGATTAAAAGCAGTAAAGCAGAACACGCAGATTTGTTTAAGTATTCAGTATAAGTGATCCAGAGCTTGAAAATACCATGAATGATTGTCTGCTCAGAAGACTCGCGATCTTATCCGCCCTTCATTAGATAATAGATCCCTTCAAAATCGTCTGCGGAAACGCCTTTCTGGCTAGAGTAGCTGTCAATTAGACCCTCGGCCTCTCACTGCGCACATTTGAGAAGCGCTCTTTGGTCCCTCTCTATTCCTGCGAATGGAACCAGATTTCCACGAAAAGGGAACACACAAGTCAAAGAAGCTCAGGTTCTATCTAAACAAGGCActctgagaaaaaaaaagtggaGAAACGCTACTCCATGCTACGGTTTGGTCCAAGTGAGTTTGGCAAGAATTGATCAGTTTTTATTAGCTATTTCCAGCTGGCCAAAGATTccccttcaattcaaatccttGAAAGCCTGATGATTTGTGCATGAAGACTGGGAAATATTCTTTTGCGTGGCTTCGGAAGGCTACGGTGTATTTTATGTGTCTTTGTCGCCTTCGAATAAACTCgttaaaggcaatttgagaCATGATTCTGGTTGGATAGAAAAGAAGTGCGTGCTGCTTTGCCCAATTGACCTTTATTGCTCAAGCCAGACATACCgttctctcttttcctttccaaATAACACATAATCGGTAATCTGAGACGATACATTCTCCTCTTGTCGTGGTGGGTTATTTCTAGCTTAGATCGTGAGATGAAGTGGATGGCGTTGATGTTTGCCGTTTCAATATGGTTCCACATAGGACAGTGTTCCCCGTGGATCAAAAGCAACCCGAATCATGTCTACGAAAGAATCCGGCTCGAGGATCTTAACGACGAGACCATCTCTCATAAAGAAAGGTTGAATCTCACAATCAGCGATAAGGTAAGggatatttttcaatcaatttattactcatttggcctttttgaccATGGCATCTACATTGGCCTGAAGTAGCTTGGGGTTGGTGAGGAAATCAATCCAAAGCCGCTTCTGTGTGTATAAATGCGGGTCATGTTGAATGGCCTTGTTTTCTTTCTCCCATTGAGAAAGGGAGTTCTTCACCGATAGTTCAAAGCCTTTCATTCCTTGCTGTAGCGACTGGATTTGCCTCAAAATTTGGGGATTGGTTAAAGATCCATGCTTCCATCCGTCTGAGATTGAAAATGTAGACACTAGTTAATCTTATGCCATACTGGGTTATTATCATACAAATTTGGGATTGTATTTAATATAATATTACCCAGGTTGATaagtttttccaatttgggcaaGCCCTTATTGAGTTGCTCTTGTTGATCCACCATTTCCCGTTCCATTTGATTCTTTGTCTCTTCTTGGCTTTGGATCGACGTTTGCAACTTTTGAACAACATGCATCAAATCTTTTTCCCGCCATTCTCCGTGATGACCTAAAAGGAGTGAAATGTGAACCGTTCAATGGACATGACAATTTGAGACTCAGGATgtctcacttttttcattgagcaAGCTCAAGAGAGAGATCATGACGTGATCTTGACAATGGATTTGATCCTTGGCCTGgtccatttcaaaaaggctCAGATTCTCCAAAGCAGTTTTCTCTTCCTCCAAATCTCGAGCGAGGGCTTTCATCTCCGAGATGATTTGCAGGAATTGCTCAAGGAGACGAGACAACTGAGCTTTCTCTATCTCCAACAGACCACTGAGACCGGTCTGAAGGGAACGCTGGGACATCAAGAATTCTTGGAATTCCtccaatttcttgaaattaaACTCCGACTCGATGCACTTGTTCTGTGAGGTTGGGAATAAAGTACATTTTTAAACTTGGAAGAATCATGTTATGTGCAGGTTAAGATATAAAGTAACTCTCCCCACCGAGGGGAGACGAAAGTGAAATGCTAACCTGGAGGTCAATGGCCACCACCTTTTCGACCTCTAATTGACCGTGGTTCTCGGCCAAAGGAACTAATTGGTCTCTCTTGAGCGAACTTATGTCAGATTGGAGCAAAGCGATCTTGCGCTCCAACTCGATGCTTTCTTTGTCTAACGTGCCAACATCTGTGGCTAACTGACCCTAGAATAAATGGCCGCATTGCAGACAGATTCTCTAGATGGGAAATAAATCTACCAGATTCGAAAAGAGACTGTCCAACCTGGGTAAGTTGATACTGGAGTGCCTTCAAATGCCGCAATGATGCTTTTTGACCCTCGAACTTGGCTTCGGCGATCCATTGGTTCCTTTGTCCGATCTGCAAACCGTCCTTGAGTCGGCTCAActcattgagcacattttcatcatcttctccCACATTTTCCTCTCCTCTGTCGCGGCGCTACGTGAACAACGcgtcaaaagtgttttctaATGACTTCATCCAAGTCGCATTGCCGGATTGCAAGGCCTCTAAATCAATTTCACTCAATAAACTGGGAAGAATTCAAACGATTAGAACGAGTCCTGCGAGTCCACAATCCTAGCTAGCCTAGTCTTACATGGGTCGTTCCTTGGTCTGGTCGCCGTATGTCCGAAGTC is a window from the Tigriopus californicus strain San Diego chromosome 2, Tcal_SD_v2.1, whole genome shotgun sequence genome containing:
- the LOC131893204 gene encoding uncharacterized protein LOC131893204 isoform X2, which gives rise to MSQRSLQTGLSGLLEIEKAQLSRLLEQFLQIISEMKALARDLEEEKTALENLSLFEMDQAKDQIHCQDHVMISLLSLLNEKSHHGEWREKDLMHVVQKLQTSIQSQEETKNQMEREMVDQQEQLNKGLPKLEKLINLDGWKHGSLTNPQILRQIQSLQQGMKGFELSVKNSLSQWEKENKAIQHDPHLYTQKRLWIDFLTNPKLLQANVDAMVKKAK